In Oryza sativa Japonica Group chromosome 3, ASM3414082v1, one DNA window encodes the following:
- the LOC4333056 gene encoding dirigent protein 2 has product MMPTPTTIICLLAFLAVLAAATGDGTTTTTHLHFYIHETFAGDNATTASLAPSPLAVAGSNSSFGSVGALDDELREGSDAASRYLGRVEGLVVQADLGNPAAAWTLLTLAFAGGDYNGSTLVLDGRVDFGAAGDMERAVVGGTGRFRRARGYSLMTKFGNPTPNTGVFEMDVYVTTMA; this is encoded by the coding sequence ATgatgccgacgccgacgacgatcATCTGCctcctcgccttcctcgccgtcctcgccgccgccacgggcgacggcacgacgacgacgacgcaccTCCACTTCTACATCCACGAGACGTTCGCGGGCGACAACGCCACCACGGCCTCCCTGGCGCCGtccccgctcgccgtcgccggcagcaACTCGTCGTTCGGGAGCGTGGGCGCCCTGGACGACGAGCTCCGGGAGGGCTCGGACGCGGCGTCGCGGTACCTGGGCCGGGTGGAGGGCCTCGTCGTGCAGGCCGACCTGGggaacccggcggcggcgtggacgctgctgaccctcgccttcgccggcGGGGACTACAACGGGAGCACGCTGGTGCTGGACGGCCGCGTCGacttcggcgccgccggcgacatggAGCGCGCCGTGGTGGGCGGCACGGGGAGGTTCCGGCGGGCGAGGGGGTACAGCCTCATGACCAAGTTCGGCAACCCCACGCCCAACACCGGCGTCTTCGAGATGGACGTCTACGTCACCACCatggcctag